Proteins from a single region of Aureibacter tunicatorum:
- a CDS encoding ABC transporter permease/M1 family aminopeptidase: MFKEILKQELRYGFKQPMIYVFIIVMFFFAFMNGIFAEPFGNVLVNAPVENIFYAVVYSMIGVLFAGTYFSHMALKDFENSFDQILFSTNISKSSFFFGRFFAAFILTLIPFIGVYLGSYSSILIGPALGWTQADYFTNIQLNEIPYSYLIIYIPNVFIAGAFIFAIALKTRSQILAFAGALVLYILFVVSGILTSDIENHEIAALADVFGFRTIKYITRYFTPIQKNTILPQFEGVLLYNRLIWIGFGLVITALGYLGFSFKQKRPIKKTSKVRKSATNVSFALPEIKPFDKGYKWAQFWSLFKINLLNILKSPVFIIFSAIILVLMILAFKEGYDYYGLKSLPVTYKVLKTLDQRAGGILIIIIVIISGETVWRNRSVKINEVIDATPHRTITHIIAQGLSAIVAVLLLTLLMSLFGIGYQLINGYTNIALDQYVTNYLIYHLPTYVTWSFIFIFIHTLINQKYIGYFICVLILQFYNLFISKVLKASSNMLYPGASPSIDFSDMSGYGPGLNGALWFELYWISLAFFILTISVLLWSRGSNKSFKERIKSVGTVFRDNNSKLIYFTGAAFLIIGSWVFYNTQILNTYKSKEGLKEWSANYEKKYKKYENIAVLTITDIKYNIDLVPEKRELYYKIDFSLKNKTNQTIDSLHFSYDKDYNQKFNINNSKIALHDEEFDYMIYTLNKPIQPSDSLQFSIEGKYIPKGFTNSVEQVRIATDGTFIGSYNMIPTMGYDSKRELTNKNHRKEFGLPKRTKSPALNNQDDDLRSINYISGNSDLINSETIISTSTDQYAIAPGSLIKRWEQDGRNYFHYKVDHPSYHFSSFLSAKYEIAKRDWNGISLEVYYNKKHGENVPKMLDALQTSLKYYIDNFGPYTHKQARIIEFPNFSSFAQAFPGTMPYSESFGFIADLSDSTKNNVVEKVIAHEMGHQWWAHQEIPAYMKGAEMITEAFAEYSSLMIMKQSNDDMNMQKFLKYECDGYLRGRTFEREKESPLYTTDRQQYIHYQKGSLIMYALQDMIGEDKVNTAMREFLDEYKYKNEGYATSLDFLAHLEKQVPDSLQYLIDDWFKEITLYDHRLNDATIEELPNGRYLVSMDIETQKIKVDTTGNENFVPSNDWVDIGVFADADKKELIHYERVKFDQPKKTFKFEVDQKPLKAMIDPRQILIEKNVKDNVKTLEASL; encoded by the coding sequence ATGTTTAAAGAAATTCTCAAACAAGAACTCAGGTACGGGTTCAAGCAGCCGATGATATATGTATTTATCATTGTCATGTTTTTTTTCGCATTTATGAACGGGATATTTGCTGAGCCTTTTGGAAATGTCTTAGTCAATGCTCCGGTAGAAAATATATTTTATGCTGTTGTATATAGCATGATAGGCGTATTGTTTGCAGGCACTTATTTTAGTCATATGGCTCTTAAGGATTTTGAAAATAGTTTTGACCAGATATTATTTTCAACCAATATCAGTAAGAGCAGCTTTTTCTTTGGGAGGTTCTTCGCAGCCTTTATTCTTACGCTTATACCGTTTATTGGTGTGTATTTAGGTTCATATTCTTCCATATTGATTGGACCTGCACTAGGTTGGACACAAGCAGATTATTTTACTAACATTCAACTTAATGAAATCCCTTACAGCTATCTTATAATTTATATTCCAAATGTTTTTATCGCAGGTGCGTTTATTTTCGCTATTGCTTTGAAAACAAGAAGTCAAATATTGGCATTTGCAGGTGCTCTTGTATTATATATTTTGTTTGTTGTATCAGGAATATTAACAAGTGATATTGAAAACCATGAAATAGCAGCGCTGGCAGATGTTTTTGGTTTTAGAACTATAAAATACATTACAAGATACTTTACACCGATTCAAAAGAATACCATTTTACCTCAATTTGAAGGGGTTTTATTATACAACAGACTTATTTGGATAGGATTTGGTTTGGTCATCACTGCATTAGGATACTTAGGTTTTTCTTTCAAACAAAAGAGGCCAATAAAAAAGACTTCAAAAGTCAGAAAATCTGCTACAAATGTAAGTTTTGCTTTACCTGAAATTAAGCCATTTGATAAAGGATATAAATGGGCTCAATTTTGGAGTTTATTCAAAATCAATTTATTAAATATACTTAAGAGCCCTGTATTCATCATCTTCTCAGCGATTATCCTTGTATTGATGATATTAGCCTTTAAAGAAGGATATGATTATTATGGATTAAAGTCCTTGCCGGTAACTTACAAAGTTCTTAAAACTCTAGATCAGCGGGCTGGCGGGATACTGATAATTATTATAGTTATCATCAGTGGAGAGACGGTATGGCGCAACAGAAGTGTAAAAATAAATGAGGTAATAGACGCTACTCCACATAGAACAATCACTCATATAATTGCTCAAGGGTTATCAGCCATAGTCGCAGTCTTGTTGCTAACACTTTTAATGAGCTTATTTGGCATCGGTTATCAATTGATCAATGGATATACAAATATTGCATTGGATCAATATGTAACAAATTATCTAATATACCATCTGCCGACTTATGTAACTTGGTCTTTTATTTTCATTTTTATTCACACGCTGATTAATCAAAAATATATTGGGTATTTTATATGTGTTTTAATACTTCAATTCTATAATCTATTCATTTCAAAAGTATTAAAAGCATCTTCGAATATGCTTTATCCAGGAGCAAGTCCTTCGATTGATTTTTCTGATATGAGCGGTTATGGACCAGGGCTGAATGGTGCTTTATGGTTTGAATTATATTGGATATCTCTTGCTTTCTTTATCTTAACGATATCTGTTCTTCTATGGAGCAGAGGTAGTAATAAAAGCTTCAAAGAGCGCATAAAGTCGGTAGGAACAGTATTCAGAGACAATAACTCCAAGCTAATATACTTTACAGGTGCGGCATTTTTGATTATTGGTTCATGGGTATTTTATAACACACAGATTCTAAATACTTATAAATCAAAAGAAGGTTTAAAAGAGTGGAGTGCTAATTATGAGAAAAAGTATAAGAAATACGAAAATATAGCGGTGCTTACTATAACAGACATCAAGTATAACATCGATCTTGTACCAGAAAAACGAGAATTATATTACAAAATAGATTTTTCTCTAAAGAATAAGACTAATCAAACTATTGATTCTCTTCATTTTAGCTATGACAAAGACTATAATCAAAAATTCAATATTAATAATTCTAAAATCGCATTACACGATGAAGAGTTTGATTATATGATTTACACACTTAATAAGCCTATTCAGCCTTCAGATTCTTTACAATTTTCTATAGAAGGAAAGTATATACCAAAAGGGTTTACGAATTCTGTTGAGCAAGTAAGAATAGCCACTGACGGGACATTTATAGGGAGTTATAATATGATACCAACGATGGGATATGATAGCAAGAGAGAGCTTACTAATAAGAATCACCGTAAAGAATTTGGTCTTCCCAAAAGAACCAAATCACCAGCTTTAAACAATCAAGATGATGACTTAAGAAGTATAAATTATATCTCAGGTAACTCTGACTTGATTAATTCTGAAACTATTATCTCTACATCGACAGATCAATATGCTATAGCTCCAGGAAGTTTAATTAAGAGATGGGAACAAGATGGAAGAAACTATTTTCACTATAAAGTAGACCATCCATCTTATCACTTTTCTTCATTCTTATCTGCCAAATATGAAATAGCCAAAAGAGATTGGAATGGAATATCTCTTGAAGTTTATTATAACAAAAAACATGGAGAAAATGTACCAAAAATGCTCGATGCTCTTCAGACATCTCTAAAGTACTATATCGATAATTTTGGACCATACACACATAAGCAAGCTCGTATCATTGAATTCCCAAACTTCAGCTCATTCGCTCAGGCATTTCCGGGTACTATGCCATATTCGGAGTCTTTTGGTTTTATTGCAGATCTCTCTGATTCAACTAAGAATAATGTGGTTGAAAAAGTCATTGCTCATGAAATGGGGCATCAATGGTGGGCGCATCAAGAGATCCCTGCTTATATGAAAGGAGCCGAAATGATCACTGAAGCTTTTGCTGAATATTCATCACTTATGATCATGAAACAAAGTAATGATGATATGAATATGCAAAAATTCCTTAAGTATGAGTGTGATGGTTACTTGAGAGGAAGAACCTTCGAAAGAGAAAAAGAATCTCCTTTATATACTACTGACAGACAACAGTATATACATTACCAAAAGGGTTCTTTGATCATGTATGCTTTACAGGATATGATCGGTGAGGATAAGGTAAATACAGCTATGAGAGAATTTTTGGATGAGTATAAGTATAAAAATGAAGGTTATGCTACTTCTCTAGACTTCTTGGCTCATCTGGAAAAGCAAGTTCCTGATTCGCTTCAATACTTGATCGATGATTGGTTCAAAGAAATTACTCTTTATGATCATCGTCTCAATGATGCTACTATAGAAGAGCTTCCAAATGGCAGGTACCTTGTAAGTATGGACATTGAAACTCAAAAAATCAAAGTTGATACGACAGGTAATGAAAACTTTGTCCCAAGTAACGATTGGGTGGATATTGGTGTGTTCGCGGATGCAGACAAGAAAGAGCTAATTCATTATGAAAGAGTAAAATTCGATCAGCCTAAGAAGACTTTCAAATTTGAAGTTGATCAGAAGCCTCTGAAGGCCATGATTGATCCAAGACAGATTCTTATCGAGAAGAATGTAAAAGACAACGTAAAGACTTTGGAAGCAAGTTTGTGA
- a CDS encoding DUF5687 family protein: protein MLQFFWHQWLSSSRKSYTGKRVLNLFIHYSIYILLLGMLALFSVGIKYMMKDFFPNQDHAVIMGGFGINTIFVMGFMRFMFNKDNKFSIKPYLHLPISQKSIINAYIFKDFISLFGLIPILVAIPFFINFIVPNYPVIYTVGWGITYVSLTFIFNVIYSILITKQKNHQGAVMMLFWSLNLIAVLDFYQFVSIAPYFRAFFNFIATNVWCWSIFPVTFTILLLLLRKEIKECLRKERSTKETQEAPSKSNKWLDKISNLGFTGVLVTNELKLIWRNKRPRSLIIASCILPCIIIYGMTGYSSEVEIPAFFNIMGALFVVGYFPMVYGQFLFAWESSFFTHYISQNVTINEYVKSKFWFLALITLINSFFAIPVLIIKPDLTLAFISAIIIQLGIINYLMILMGLFNSSRMDISKSTIGNSQGTQFHHFIMIFIIMAIPLGITSLFYLLDMMSTGYLIICVMGLIGFLLQKPLLNLLSKDFAERKYKMITGFKEN from the coding sequence ATGCTTCAATTTTTTTGGCATCAGTGGCTTTCGAGCTCAAGGAAGTCTTATACTGGCAAGAGAGTATTAAACTTGTTCATACATTATTCGATCTACATCCTTTTGTTAGGGATGCTTGCCTTATTTAGTGTGGGAATCAAATATATGATGAAAGATTTTTTCCCAAATCAGGATCACGCTGTTATTATGGGAGGATTTGGAATAAATACCATTTTCGTAATGGGATTTATGAGATTTATGTTCAATAAGGATAATAAATTTTCTATCAAACCTTACCTTCACCTTCCTATCTCTCAAAAATCCATTATCAATGCATATATATTCAAGGATTTTATTTCTCTTTTTGGATTGATACCGATATTAGTAGCAATTCCATTTTTTATAAATTTTATAGTCCCTAATTACCCTGTTATTTACACTGTAGGCTGGGGAATTACTTATGTATCATTGACGTTTATTTTCAACGTCATTTATTCGATATTGATCACTAAACAAAAAAACCATCAAGGAGCTGTCATGATGCTTTTTTGGTCATTGAACCTTATAGCAGTGCTTGATTTCTATCAATTTGTATCAATTGCTCCATACTTTAGAGCTTTTTTTAATTTTATAGCTACAAACGTATGGTGTTGGTCTATATTTCCAGTGACCTTCACAATTCTTTTACTTCTATTAAGGAAAGAAATAAAAGAATGCTTAAGAAAGGAAAGGTCTACTAAAGAAACACAAGAGGCTCCTTCAAAAAGCAATAAGTGGCTAGACAAAATAAGTAATCTAGGATTTACAGGAGTGCTGGTTACAAACGAATTAAAATTAATCTGGAGAAACAAGCGACCTCGGAGCCTTATAATCGCGAGTTGCATATTGCCTTGTATCATCATTTATGGAATGACAGGATATAGCTCTGAGGTTGAGATCCCAGCCTTTTTTAATATCATGGGAGCTCTATTTGTAGTAGGGTACTTTCCAATGGTTTATGGACAGTTTTTATTTGCCTGGGAAAGCAGTTTTTTCACACATTATATTAGTCAAAACGTAACAATAAATGAATATGTAAAATCAAAATTTTGGTTTCTTGCTTTGATCACTTTGATTAATTCATTTTTTGCAATTCCAGTACTTATCATTAAACCGGATTTAACACTTGCATTTATTTCTGCCATAATCATACAATTGGGAATAATCAATTACCTAATGATTCTAATGGGCTTATTCAACTCTAGTAGAATGGATATAAGCAAGAGCACGATAGGAAACTCTCAAGGAACTCAATTCCATCATTTCATTATGATTTTTATTATCATGGCCATTCCATTAGGCATTACTTCCTTGTTTTATCTTTTAGATATGATGAGTACAGGCTATTTGATCATTTGTGTTATGGGATTAATCGGTTTCTTATTACAAAAGCCTCTATTAAATCTACTGAGCAAAGACTTTGCTGAAAGGAAGTACAAAATGATTACAGGATTTAAGGAAAATTAA
- a CDS encoding ABC transporter ATP-binding protein, which yields MINISNLEKKYKNKTVLHINSLSIEKGNCIGLVGNNGAGKTTLLSLMLDLIESTNGEVKINNENVKKQNWKSSTGSYLDEDFLIPYLTPKEYFEYIGKLHKVDKEAIISFMNENKSFFDFEEMGKKTYIRDLSKGNTHKVGILATMLFKPELIILDEPFANLDPTSQQLLKKKLISLHQSGTTLIVSSHDLRHLTEISDRIILLEEGKVKIDTPNNESMLEKLESYFILNNEAV from the coding sequence ATGATCAATATATCGAATCTCGAAAAGAAATATAAAAATAAAACTGTCCTGCATATCAATTCACTGTCTATAGAAAAAGGAAATTGCATAGGCTTAGTAGGTAATAATGGAGCAGGAAAAACCACTCTTTTGAGTCTTATGCTTGACTTGATAGAATCTACCAACGGTGAAGTAAAAATCAATAATGAAAACGTCAAAAAGCAGAACTGGAAGTCATCCACAGGCTCATATCTGGATGAAGATTTTTTGATTCCATATTTGACTCCAAAAGAGTACTTTGAATACATAGGAAAACTTCATAAGGTCGATAAAGAAGCAATTATTAGCTTTATGAATGAGAATAAGAGCTTTTTCGATTTTGAAGAAATGGGTAAGAAAACCTATATCAGAGACCTTTCCAAAGGGAATACTCACAAAGTGGGAATATTAGCCACTATGCTTTTCAAACCTGAGTTAATCATACTTGATGAGCCTTTTGCTAACCTTGACCCGACTTCTCAGCAGTTATTGAAGAAAAAGCTTATCTCATTGCACCAATCAGGAACGACGCTTATCGTTTCAAGCCATGACCTAAGGCATCTGACAGAAATAAGCGACAGAATCATCTTACTTGAAGAAGGTAAGGTAAAAATAGATACACCAAACAATGAAAGCATGCTGGAAAAATTAGAGTCATACTTTATCCTTAATAATGAAGCCGTTTAA
- the gldJ gene encoding gliding motility lipoprotein GldJ produces MKRNMVGIKKWLLMVLGVGFMASCSNQQHPTAENPGRASTVTGVEFNEDDGYQVNDFEGQPDAPNMVFIEGGRTVLGSYEEDVMNLRDNVERTVTVASFYMDETEVANIHWLEYMYYISQSDSSVEFMKSTLPDTTVWRAELAYNDSYVDHYLRYPGFRYYPVVGVSWEQAMDYCTWRTNFVNQKLAENAEIDVPAEGRIPLETGVVLPDFRLPTEAEWEYAAKAMIGTQWGNENQTHQRQYPWDGHAVRNPYGKDMGQMLANFKRGRGDYAGIAGKLNDGAMITAQIYSYMPNDFGLYNMAGNVNEWVLDLYRPLSYTDVEDFNPVRLSDFGDEAEQYDFDNHNSLVDNRVRVYKGGSWKDVAYWLNPGTRRFLAQDSATATIGFRCAMIRAGSNY; encoded by the coding sequence ATGAAGAGAAATATGGTCGGAATAAAAAAGTGGCTCCTGATGGTGTTGGGAGTTGGGTTTATGGCTTCTTGTTCTAACCAACAACACCCGACAGCAGAGAACCCAGGAAGAGCGAGTACTGTTACCGGTGTTGAGTTTAATGAAGATGATGGCTATCAAGTCAATGACTTTGAAGGTCAGCCGGATGCGCCAAACATGGTATTTATCGAGGGTGGTCGTACTGTATTGGGATCATACGAAGAGGATGTTATGAACCTTAGAGACAATGTGGAAAGAACAGTTACAGTTGCTTCTTTCTATATGGATGAAACTGAGGTGGCGAATATTCACTGGTTGGAGTATATGTACTATATTTCTCAAAGTGACTCATCAGTAGAGTTTATGAAAAGCACTTTGCCGGATACAACTGTGTGGAGAGCTGAATTGGCATATAATGACTCATATGTTGACCATTATTTGAGATATCCAGGGTTTAGATACTATCCAGTTGTAGGTGTGAGCTGGGAGCAAGCTATGGATTACTGTACATGGAGAACAAACTTCGTGAATCAAAAATTGGCTGAGAACGCTGAGATTGATGTGCCTGCTGAAGGACGTATTCCTTTGGAAACAGGTGTTGTGCTTCCTGATTTCAGATTGCCAACAGAAGCTGAGTGGGAATATGCTGCTAAAGCGATGATTGGTACGCAGTGGGGTAACGAAAACCAAACTCACCAAAGACAATATCCTTGGGATGGACATGCTGTTCGTAATCCATATGGTAAGGATATGGGACAAATGCTAGCCAACTTCAAAAGAGGTAGAGGTGACTATGCCGGTATTGCTGGTAAGTTGAATGATGGCGCGATGATTACTGCTCAGATTTATTCATACATGCCAAATGACTTTGGTCTTTACAACATGGCTGGTAACGTGAATGAGTGGGTGCTTGACCTTTACAGACCTTTGTCGTATACAGATGTTGAAGATTTCAACCCAGTTAGACTTTCAGACTTTGGCGATGAGGCAGAGCAGTATGATTTTGACAATCACAACTCATTGGTAGATAACAGAGTAAGAGTTTACAAAGGTGGATCTTGGAAAGATGTTGCTTATTGGTTGAACCCGGGAACAAGAAGATTCTTGGCTCAGGATTCAGCAACTGCAACAATTGGATTCAGATGCGCTATGATCAGAGCTGGATCTAATTACTAG
- the mfd gene encoding transcription-repair coupling factor, with amino-acid sequence MENTSLDAHFETDSWLSTVLLEVADKKKRKIALSGLKGSLDAFVMLSYANKNDSGHHLVVLHDKEEAAFFHTDLQAISKDKEILFFPGSYRRPYEYEETENANILQRAEVLNKINTEKAKQIIVTYPEALSEKVINKKSLTSNTFKISKGEELDVEFFAEILTSFGFEKSDFVYEAGQFAIRGGIIDVYSYSADLPFRIDLFGDEVESLRMFDPETQLSESDLEQISIIPNVQTKLLEEKRESILAYLSDTTTVWLKDHEQLMDVLEEGFEKVCQKFDDIASSNEGESVLLKPEHLFVSKESFDADLQKVKRIDFGNRFSEEYEHEVEFDSSAQPSFNKNVEMLAKDLESHLHKGYSIWIVAEAPKQLERLESIFEEIDSGLRFQGANLGIRAGFVDHNIKVLCYTDHQIYERYHRFKTKEKHSKSKALTLKELRTLKTGDFVTHVDYGIGRFAGLEKVDVKGNKQEAIRLIYKDNDLLYVGLQSLHKVSKYSGKEGVPPAISKLGSAEWENKKKKVKKKVLDIAEDLINLYAERKASKGFAYSKDTFMQVELESSFLYEDTPDQSKATVDVKADMELTSPMDRLVCGDVGFGKTEIAIRAAFKAVADNKQVAVLVPTTILAMQHYRTFSERLKDFPVNVEYINRFKSTKQVKETLARVAEGDTQILIGTHRIVNKDVKFKDLGLMVIDEEQKFGVKVKEKLKELKVNVDSLTLTATPIPRTLHFSLMGARDLSIIATPPPNRQPVKTEIRTFNEEVIRDAVHYELRRGGQVFFVHNRISDIDAIASLIKRLVPDARVVTAHGQMEGSKLEKIMANFIDTEYDVLVSTNIIESGLDIPNANTIIINRAHMFGLSDLHQMRGRVGRSNKKAFCYLISPPVSTMTGDARKRLSTLEEFSDLGDGFKVAMRDLDIRGAGNLLGAEQSGFITDLGFEMYHKILDETVQELKQTKFKDLFSKELEEAKDAKPFVEDCVIETDMEILIPETYVSNISERLSLYTKLDRIKNEKDLLLFAKELEDRFGKMPEEVNDLMETLRLRWLAQNLGMEKLTLKNSVLKGYFVAANNEEFYASDVFGAVIKFAQSNPKLTKIKEHKQKLIMTIDNVNSVENALTILNSIIK; translated from the coding sequence TTGGAAAATACCAGTTTAGACGCTCATTTTGAGACAGACAGTTGGCTTTCAACAGTTTTGCTTGAAGTAGCGGACAAGAAAAAAAGAAAGATCGCTTTATCGGGGCTAAAAGGCAGTCTTGACGCATTTGTTATGTTGTCATATGCTAACAAAAATGATTCAGGGCACCATTTGGTTGTTTTGCATGATAAGGAAGAAGCTGCATTTTTTCATACAGATCTGCAAGCTATTTCAAAAGACAAGGAAATTTTGTTTTTCCCAGGATCGTACAGAAGGCCGTATGAATATGAGGAGACTGAAAATGCCAATATTCTGCAACGCGCTGAAGTCTTGAATAAAATCAATACTGAAAAGGCTAAGCAAATAATTGTCACTTATCCAGAGGCTCTTTCAGAAAAGGTCATCAATAAAAAGTCGTTGACTTCGAATACATTCAAGATTTCGAAAGGAGAAGAGTTGGATGTGGAATTTTTCGCTGAGATATTGACTTCTTTTGGTTTCGAAAAGTCTGATTTTGTATATGAAGCAGGACAGTTCGCCATTAGAGGAGGTATCATTGATGTGTATTCTTATTCAGCGGATTTGCCATTTAGAATAGATTTGTTCGGCGATGAAGTGGAATCTTTAAGAATGTTCGATCCTGAGACGCAGCTTTCGGAGTCTGACTTGGAGCAAATAAGCATAATACCCAATGTGCAAACTAAATTGCTGGAGGAAAAAAGAGAGTCTATCTTGGCTTATTTGTCTGACACGACCACAGTTTGGCTTAAGGATCATGAGCAATTAATGGATGTATTGGAGGAAGGCTTCGAGAAGGTTTGTCAAAAATTCGATGATATTGCATCTTCTAATGAAGGCGAAAGTGTTTTGCTGAAGCCAGAGCATTTATTCGTTTCCAAGGAATCATTTGATGCTGACCTGCAAAAAGTCAAAAGAATCGATTTTGGGAATCGGTTTTCTGAAGAATATGAGCATGAGGTTGAGTTTGATTCTTCCGCACAGCCAAGCTTTAATAAAAATGTGGAGATGCTTGCCAAGGATTTGGAATCGCATTTACATAAAGGCTATTCTATTTGGATAGTGGCTGAAGCTCCTAAACAGCTTGAGAGGCTGGAGTCTATTTTTGAGGAAATCGATTCGGGGTTGCGGTTTCAAGGAGCAAACTTGGGTATAAGAGCAGGCTTTGTTGATCATAATATAAAAGTGCTTTGCTATACCGATCATCAGATTTATGAAAGATATCATCGATTCAAAACCAAGGAAAAGCACTCAAAATCCAAGGCTCTAACCCTAAAGGAATTAAGAACATTAAAGACGGGAGACTTTGTCACCCATGTCGATTATGGAATAGGAAGGTTTGCTGGTTTGGAGAAGGTGGACGTCAAAGGGAATAAGCAAGAAGCAATAAGACTAATCTATAAAGACAATGACTTGCTTTATGTTGGCTTGCAATCTCTTCATAAAGTATCCAAATATTCAGGCAAAGAAGGTGTTCCGCCTGCGATAAGCAAACTTGGCTCGGCTGAATGGGAAAACAAGAAGAAGAAAGTCAAAAAGAAGGTTTTAGATATCGCGGAAGATTTAATTAACCTATATGCGGAAAGAAAAGCCTCCAAAGGCTTCGCTTACAGCAAAGATACATTCATGCAGGTTGAATTGGAGTCTTCTTTTTTATATGAAGATACTCCAGACCAAAGCAAAGCAACTGTCGATGTGAAGGCGGATATGGAATTGACTTCGCCGATGGATAGATTGGTTTGCGGTGATGTTGGTTTTGGAAAGACAGAGATAGCTATTCGAGCGGCTTTCAAGGCTGTCGCGGATAACAAGCAAGTTGCTGTTTTGGTGCCTACTACGATACTGGCGATGCAACATTATCGAACCTTTAGTGAACGCTTGAAGGATTTTCCTGTAAATGTAGAATACATAAATCGTTTCAAATCAACCAAACAAGTAAAAGAGACATTAGCAAGAGTAGCAGAGGGAGATACACAAATTCTAATTGGAACTCATCGGATAGTAAACAAAGATGTCAAGTTCAAGGATTTGGGCTTGATGGTCATTGATGAGGAGCAAAAGTTTGGCGTAAAAGTGAAGGAAAAGCTTAAAGAATTGAAAGTGAATGTTGATTCTTTGACTTTGACAGCGACACCTATTCCAAGGACGCTTCACTTTTCACTCATGGGCGCAAGGGATTTGAGTATTATCGCTACGCCTCCACCTAACAGACAGCCAGTAAAAACCGAGATTAGAACATTCAATGAGGAAGTCATAAGAGATGCCGTTCATTATGAGCTGAGAAGGGGCGGTCAAGTGTTCTTTGTGCATAATAGAATAAGCGATATTGACGCTATAGCTTCACTGATCAAGAGGTTGGTCCCAGATGCTAGAGTAGTTACCGCTCATGGCCAGATGGAAGGAAGCAAGCTTGAGAAAATAATGGCGAACTTTATTGATACAGAGTATGATGTATTGGTATCGACGAACATCATAGAGTCGGGCTTGGATATTCCAAATGCCAATACCATTATAATAAATAGGGCGCATATGTTCGGTCTATCGGATCTGCACCAGATGAGGGGTAGAGTTGGAAGGTCTAATAAGAAGGCATTTTGTTATTTGATATCACCTCCTGTGTCGACGATGACTGGAGATGCTAGAAAGAGGCTTTCGACTTTGGAGGAGTTTTCAGATCTTGGAGATGGCTTCAAGGTGGCAATGAGAGATTTGGATATCAGAGGAGCTGGAAATTTATTGGGAGCGGAACAGAGTGGATTCATTACGGACTTGGGCTTTGAGATGTATCATAAGATTCTGGATGAAACCGTGCAAGAATTGAAGCAGACAAAATTCAAGGACTTGTTCAGCAAAGAATTGGAAGAAGCTAAAGATGCGAAGCCGTTTGTAGAAGATTGCGTTATAGAGACTGATATGGAGATTCTTATACCTGAAACATATGTCAGCAATATTTCAGAAAGATTGAGTTTGTACACCAAGCTTGATCGAATCAAGAATGAGAAAGATTTACTGCTATTTGCAAAAGAATTGGAAGACCGATTTGGCAAAATGCCTGAAGAGGTGAATGATTTGATGGAGACATTGAGGTTGAGATGGTTGGCGCAAAACTTGGGCATGGAGAAGTTGACATTGAAAAATTCTGTGTTGAAAGGATATTTCGTTGCCGCTAACAATGAAGAGTTTTATGCTTCCGATGTCTTTGGTGCAGTAATTAAATTTGCCCAATCTAATCCAAAATTGACAAAAATAAAGGAACACAAGCAAAAATTGATTATGACGATAGATAATGTGAATTCAGTAGAAAATGCATTAACAATATTAAATTCAATAATAAAATAG